In Palaemon carinicauda isolate YSFRI2023 chromosome 18, ASM3689809v2, whole genome shotgun sequence, a genomic segment contains:
- the LOC137657331 gene encoding uncharacterized protein encodes MSVTVLLEYTVFLEYTVLLEYTVFLEYTVLLEYTVFLEYAVLLEYTVFLEYTVLLEYTVFLEYTVFLEYTVFLEYTVLLEYTVLLEYTVLLEYTVFLEYIVLLEYTVFLEYTVLLEYTVFLEYTVLLEYTVFLEYTVLLEYTVLLEYTVFLEYTVLLEYTVFLEYTVLLEYTVFLEYTVLLEYTVFLEYTVLLEYTVFLGYTVLLEYTVFLEYTVFLEYTVLLEYTVFLEYTVFLEYTVFLEYTVLLEYTVFLEYTVFLEYTVLLEYTVFLEYTVFLEYTVLLEYTVLLEYTVFLEYTVFLEYTVLLEYTVFLEYTVLLEYTVFLEYTVLLEYTVFLEYTVLLEYTVLLEYTVFLEYTVLLEYTVFLEYTVLLEYTVLLEYTVFLEYTVLLEYTVFLEYTVLLEYTVFLEYTVLLEYTDCTSDIPSKVSSSVVIRTGLRETNTQVDFFLLE; translated from the exons ATGAG TGTCACTGTCCTCCTAGAGTACACTGTGTTCCTAGAGTACACTGTCCTCCTAGAGTACACTGTGTTCCTAGAGTACACTGTCCTCCTAGAGTACACTGTGTTCCTAGAGTACGCTGTCCTCCTAGAGTACACTGTGTTCCTAGAGTACACTGTCCTCCTAGAGTACACTGTGTTCCTAGAGTACACTGTGTTCCTAGAGTACACTGTGTTCCTAGAGTACACTGTCCTCCTAGAGTACACTGTCCTCCTAGAGTACACTGTCCTCTTAGAGTACACTGTGTTCCTAGAGTACATTGTCCTCCTAGAGTACACTGTGTTCCTAGAGTACACTGTCCTCCTAGAGTACACTGTGTTCCTAGAGTACACTGTCCTCCTAGAGTACACTGTGTTCCTAGAGTACACTGTCCTCCTAGAGTACACTGTCCTCTTAGAGTACACTGTGTTCCTAGAGTACACTGTCCTCCTAGAGTACACTGTGTTCCTAGAGTACACAGTCCTCCTAGAGTACACTGTGTTCCTAGAGTACACTGTCCTCCTAGAGTACACTGTGTTCCTAGAGTACACTGTCCTCCTAGAGTACACTGTGTTCCTAGGGTACACTGTCCTCCTAGAGTACACTGTGTTCCTAGAGTACACTGTGTTCCTAGAGTACACTGTCCTCCTAGAGTACACTGTGTTCCTAGAGTACACTGTGTTCCTAGAGTACACTGTGTTCCTAGAGTACACTGTCCTCCTAGAGTACACTGTGTTCCTAGAGTACACTGTGTTCCTAGAGTACACAGTCCTCCTAGAGTACACTGTGTTCCTAGAGTACACTGTGTTCCTAGAGTACACTGTCCTCCTAGAGTACACTGTCCTCTTAGAGTACACTGTGTTCCTAGAGTACACTGTGTTCCTAGAGTACACTGTCCTCCTAGAGTACACTGTGTTCCTAGAGTACACTGTCCTCCTAGAGTACACTGTGTTCCTAGAGTACACTGTCCTCCTAGAGTACACTGTGTTCCTAGAGTACACTGTCCTCCTAGAGTACACTGTCCTCTTAGAGTACACTGTGTTCCTAGAGTACACTGTCCTCCTAGAGTACACTGTGTTCCTAGAGTACACTGTCCTCCTAGAGTACACTGTCCTCCTAGAGTACACTGTGTTCCTAGAGTACACTGTCCTCCTAGAGTACACTGTGTTCCTAGAGTACACTGTCCTCCTAGAGTACACTGTGTTCCTAGAGTACACTGTCCTCCTAGAGTACACTGACTGTACCAGTGACATACCTTCTAAGGTGTCATCATCCGTTGTAATACGAACTGGATTGCGTGAGACGAATACTCAAGTTGATTTCTTTCTTCTCGAGTAA